A region of Cataglyphis hispanica isolate Lineage 1 chromosome 6, ULB_Chis1_1.0, whole genome shotgun sequence DNA encodes the following proteins:
- the LOC126850307 gene encoding uncharacterized protein LOC126850307, whose protein sequence is METNDPSGRLTAEDLSDCISDSSHSESQLRAFQSYERIKELNLSIDKNKEDASTEPKDFHRSLEGGGRTSLRFDEFSCENSTRNLTMTLNKNKDFGYSANNLSEINYPLDRLNENEESTDATTTLCRSKNSSAKNVLFNLRETKQRSPHASLSSLDRYNKDLNFVVEKEMKDFGLLKNYSLDRMKEFNFSLDRMRDNHISNLALERLRGGAALLENPGMLEHKEFRNLQVQPRNPDLETIALERMRRSHLLGTELSAQSLSTQVPHSHSITHMQHSQQQQQQQAKSFTIDAILGLRNNQREKRNQQQQYRKHQGQEGTTKNSNSSTSSSGGGKVKRVRTIFTAEQLERLEGEFARQQYMVGPERLYLAHALRLTEAQVKVWFQNRRIKWRKLHHEQQSQRVHEFQRTLNTSLEHEDSNETDKW, encoded by the exons atggAGACGAACGATCCGTCGGGCAGGCTAACGGCGGAGGACTTATCGGATTGTATAAGCGACAGTAGTCATTCGGAATCGCAGTTAAGAGCGTTTCAAAGTTATGAGCGCATCAAAGAATTGAATCTGTCCATTGATAAGAATAAAGAAGATGCATCCACTGAACCAAAGGATTTTCATCGTAGCCTCGAAGGCGGTGGCAGAACATCCCTTCGATTCGACGAATTTTCATGCGAAAATTCAACGAGAAATTTAACTATGACACTGAACAAAAACAAAGATTTCGGTTACTCTGCCAATAACTTGAGTGAAATCAATTACCCGTTGGATAGATTGAACGAGAACGAGGAATCGACAGATGCCACGACGACGCTTTGCAGATCCAAAAATTCCAGCGCCAAGAACGTGCTATTCAATTTGCGTGAGACGAAGCAAAGGAGTCCTCATGCATCATTATCTTCTTTAGACAGATATAATAAGGATCTCAATTTCGTAGTGGAAAAGGAGATGAAAGACTTTGGCTTGCTCAAGAATTACAGTCTCGATCGCATGAAGgagtttaatttttccttGGACAGAATGCGGGACAACCACATTAGCAATCTGGCCCTTGAGAGGCTGCGTGGCGGCGCCGCTTTGCTGGAGAATCCGGGAATGCTGGAACACAAGGAATTTAGAAATCTGCAAGTACAACCAAGGAACCCCGACCTCGAAACCATAGCATTGGAGCGCATGAGACGCTCGCATCTCCTGGGCACGGAATTATCCGCACAAAGTCTGTCGACGCAAGTGCCACATTCGCATTCAATCACGCATATGCAACACTctcaacagcagcagcagcaacaagcAAAGTCTTTCACTATTGATGCTATCTTGGGCCTGAGGAATAATCAGCGAGAAAAACGAAATCAACAACAACAGTACAGAAAACATCAAG GCCAAGAAGGCACAACGAAAAATAGCAATTCAAGTACCAGTTCTAGTGGGGGCGGAAAAGTAAAGAGGGTGCGAACGATCTTCACGGCAGAACAATTGGAGCGCCTAGAAGGCGAATTTGCGCGTCAACAATATATGGTGGGTCCTGAAAGATTGTATCTGGCTCACGCACTTAGATTGACCGAGGCACAAGTCAAAGTTTGGTTCCAAAATCGCCGCATCAAATGGCGAAAGTTGCACCACGAGCAACAAAGTCAGAGAGTGCATGAATTTCAACGCACCTTGAACACATCTTTGGAGCACGAGGATAGCAACGAGACTGACAAATGGTGA